Below is a genomic region from Mustela lutreola isolate mMusLut2 chromosome 1, mMusLut2.pri, whole genome shotgun sequence.
ACTGCTGGACACTTGAGTTAAAAATCACGTACAGAGAAAtggatttactttcttttttttttttttattcttttgcaaatGCACGCCGACACAGCGGGAAAAGAAAATGCCTGGAACTTAAATATGGAGGAAGCTCTTTACAACTACATCCACGATTTTGTGCACTTCTCTCACTTGCGTGTCAGTGAAAATCACCAACTATTATAAAACAGGATAAGTCACCAAAAAAAATACCcccaaataacaaaaaacaaaaaacacctcataaaaaaatatatccaagtATGAAAAGTATTGTCGTCTTGGTGTCTTCACATCCTTCTCTTCTGTGTACTTATATACAATActggcaaagaaaaaataaataaatacattgaaaaacACTGTGCTTAAAAAATCACAATAGCAAGCTGTAAAAGCAAATAGATTTAGGCCTAACATCTCTACAAAGTGAAAAGGAATTTCCATACTAAACAATAAATTCTAGGACTACTAAAAAAACTAGATTTGATGAATCCAGGCCTGGGTTTGACGTCTTATGGGACTGTGCACTAGTGTTCGCTATACATTTGACTATAAATTGCAAGcgggaaggtaaaaaaaaatggatgtgaaaatcTCTGGAATATAagaatgttttataattataataattctgCTTGTAGTAAAGTAAATCTACCAGGTTAAACCTCAGATTAAcactaaaaaatgtattttcatccaTCTCTCCAATATAAACTCTAAACTGTCCACTATTTTAATTACAACAGGATAAACAAGAGCTGAGGaatttgggggtttgggggagttGTTTTAAGTACTAAAATCTTTATTCTGAGTTCTCTTTTAAAGTATCAACCTTCGGGGTTCTCCAAAGTTTTGCTTGGCTAGTCAGCTTGTGAGCACCCAAATTGAACTCTTTAGGATATGTGGTACTTCAGAATAAGGCAAAACTTAGTAACTAGGTGACTCTGGGTCAGGCTTTCACAGAAGTGTTCCTCTCTTCCCACTCCCAGCCCTCCTCAGACTCTGACACTTCTGTTCAAAGTGAACATTAAAGAAGTATCTTGACCAAAGAACACAGCACAAATTAAACAAGATCTTTTTTAAGAGACAAGGATGTGAATCTGGGAGTCTACAGGTAACTACCACTGATTACATCACAGAAAAAGTTGTATGAAGGGAAGCAGCAGAATGATGGTAGAAACACGCCTGGGAAACTAGACAGGCCCAAGAAGCAGTGTGCAGGGGATAGGATCTAGCCTGTCACCACTCACAGGTGACTGGGGCTCTCAGCTGTCTGCAGATAGGGAACAACAGAACATTTCTAGTAAATGGAGggagtaaaataataatataaaaaattgaaGGAATTCTAAATGTTGGAAGGAATATAAAGCCAGCAAAAGATGCATGCAAAGataggatatgaagaaacatgGTACTGTAAGAACAGAGATAGAATATGTAGTTCAGAGCCGAGATCCAACTGTTAAGGGGGATGAAGAAATTATGGAGAACTAAAGAATTCACATCAGTAAAAAACTGGAACGCAAGAGCCCTAAGGCTCCATTGGGGGATGGGCCCCaaggtggggatgggggatgggtcaAGGAATAATTCCTTCAGTTTGgaggtttttttcccttctccctgagAAATTCAAATATGACTTCACTGATCACTTTTTTAAGCAAGGTAGCCTTAATAATCACAGCAACATACTAGCTGTTAAAAAGTGGAGTAACTTTAGAATCGTGTTtcctattttgtcatttttgccAAATGAAGGGATGCAAACCTCCATAAAAAGCATCTGAATGCTGAAGAAAGAAAGGACCATCAGGACAAGCTACCCGCCAAATGACGCAAACCAAAGATAGCAGGGAAACAGTGGCCACTCTTATAGCTCCAACTTCCAATGTGGGAGGCAGCATTGGAGGAACATAACAAACTGTATTTGGAGCTCTGGGTCAGTGTCCTAACATCCCTCAGCTCCTCATCAGTAAAGAGAGGGAAGGTGAGAATGTCTGTTCCAAAATTCCATGAAGcgtcttaaaacaaaaaacaaaaaactggtcaCAGTGAAGACCTGAGattgaagaagttaaaaataaatgaggcaaGACTAAAACTAAACTTCTGAATTATGCAGAAAATCTGCTGGGGATTCCaattataaacaacaacaaaaaagcctctTTTGGATGTCGCACAACTGTATGATGGGAGAATCTTACCATTGTTTCCACGGATAAATGCATCGCCGTACTTATTCTTCAGCTGTCCATTTACATATTCTTCTGTCTGCTCCAAGGCTATATTCATGTAGCCATCCAGGCAAGCCAGGACCCCTGCAGGCAGATTTAGTCCAAGAGAAGATATCCAAGGCACATCAGAGTTGAAAATTACAGGGTATACCTTAGAGTTGACAATCTCATGATTTGTTAGCTCTTACATACTTAATACAAAAATTCACACTGAAAGTGAAACTCCACGGCTTCATTCGATGCCAACGGGAGTGACAGCGAAGAAGCATCCAATGCGAACGCAGGCACAAACCCACCACCGACGGGAGAAACATCAGACTATCATTCGCTTCATGGGATGTGTGATAACAGCAGCAAGTTCTAAAGCCTTCCTAGAAGTCACCTAACGAGCATATTCCAAACAGCACACCATTCTTGGAAAGCTAAAATCGGGAGTGGGCAACGTGTGCGGGGACAAATGACCATGGGCCAGgacttctagcttctggtggcatTTCCTTCTTTAGTCACGTGGTAAAATATGGGTCTGGCAGATTTACTGCATTCTTCCCCAACATCTACTGCAGCAGATGAATGTACTCCAGGGCTCAGAGGAAGTCGCCACAATCTGCTAAAATAATAGGAGAGGAGACAGCAGGTGCTCCCGAAGGAACATCTGAGAGCTGTCACTCCTGCGAAGAGCAGCTTGAGAAGACAGAGCACCATACTGCATTGTAACACGTCCCTTCCTGTTTTGTTACAGTTAGAAGAGTTTTGAACCCAGACTGATAGAGAAAAACGGCCAAAAACATTCTAAAGAGCTTTTAAGGAAACTGTCTGAGTCAATCTTTTTAACTCTGTTATTGTGCAAAACTTGCCCCAATAATTTTTCTCAAGAGATGGAAATATATAAGCCTCTGGGTCTCTGACTCCATGTGGtattttctagaaaacaaaaaccaagcaaaACAAATACTGTAAGTTTGGGTCAATTAGCCAAGTCGATAGCTTCATTTAGTTTCTACTTCGTTAACATGCTCCTCACTCCCCTGCGTCGGCCCCAATTTCCCTCTACACAAAAAGGTTCCTTTTCCAAATTGTGTGTGTAATGAGAACACACGACACTAATCTAACGGAATTCTGCTAGAAGCTGTACACTTTCAAAGAATCAGAATAGATTATGAACAATTACTAACAATTATTTCCCATCAAAAGAAAGCTTAAGCTCTAagttttcagtttatttcctgcTGTATTATTTTACTTCTAAACCACAATCCTAAGCACCCGAGAAACTTCTGCAAGATGATACGCAAATCTTTCAAAGTTAACCCAaagcatttcaaaatgaaatattcattaataaaaacatatctattctTCTAGCAAAGGTTGTTTTGAGAACAAGAGTCCAGGAGGTTGGAATTGTAACCCCCTCCCATCTCTAGGGGATAAATTGCTAtgaataacaggaaaaaaagaagttttctttaaacaagagaaattgctagggttttttaatttaatcacgATGGTTACAAGCCATGTGAAAGGCTGTTCAACCTCACtagtaaacaaagaaacagacatgaAATGAAACTATTACTTGTTGCCAGTTAgaatggaaatgttgaaaacaagCCTAATACAAGGGTTGGGAGAATACAAAGAATAAGCCCATCTGCCCCAAGGGGAGGGCCACTGGGCAAGTTCGTTAATACAGAAATCCAAGGGGGGGGGGATCTATTCTAAAGAAATACTTGGATAAGTGCTCAAGAGACATGTCAAAGGAGCAGAGCTgtttactcaaaaatatttttgagtaaatAGCAAAAATTGGTAAAACACCTATAAGCCCATTAATAGGAAaattggttaaaaacaaaaacaaaactgtggttCATCCACATAAGGCACTCCTTTGCAGCACGAAAAACTCTATACTGTCAGAGAACTGAATGCGTTCTTTCCAtgtaaaaagaggaaaggaaatcagGGTATATGTACAGctgatcccatttatataaaattatgctTATACAGACACAGGTCCAGACTGGTAAGCCTGATTGTCTCTGGATGGAAGAATCTGGGGAAACTTTGCTTTCTTCTGTAtacttttcttcattatttattttgaaattctttaaaaaaataaaagaaaaagaaaaacacatatgctacctttacagataaaaaaaaaaaaatctccctaatGAGTATAGAGAGAAAAAGTCAGGCTAGGCTGGTTGATGTCCTCAGTGAAGTAGGTTGGGAGAAGACATTGAACACAATGTTTCCACCCAAACCAACTGCTGAATGTGCTCAAATCTCTAGAAGTCTGTTACCTCCTTTGGGCTCATCAAAAGTTCATGGGTGGGAAGTGGTATATAGAGACTTCATAGCTCAGATTTCAGTATAATCTACTAGTTCCACTAGAATAATCAAATTAAACTGGAGATAGGTCACTGATGACAAGAAACTAAAGCAGTAACTAAGAGCAGAGTGATTTCTTAACTAGGCTTTTAGCCAAGCTTGAATTGGGAGTCCTAGCTCCTCCTTTACTAGGTGGGGAGAACGACTTCTCAAAGGATTTATGTGAAGATAAATTGGAAACTGAAATGATTAGCACACACTAGACACAAAGGAAGTTCTCAGGAAAATTAAGTTTGCATGTGTGGAAAGAGGAAAAGGCTTAAGACTACCATCCTCATTCAGAAAAGACACcaaaaagacaccaaaaaaagGCTTTACTTTGCTAATGAATTCGTAATCTGTACTCGTGAATAGTCCAGGTAATTAACGTATTTGAGTTTGGGAAGATGTGAGTATTtgagtaactttaaaaaatgggatttGATACCATTCCTCCCACAAACTTAATTTCAGTAGTGTCACAGCCTCTTAAAAAGAGCATTCTCGAAAAGAATGGGAAGGTGTATTTGGAGAGCACGCATTCCTTAAGAGTGGGAAGTTCATGTTGTAAAATGATACTATCTAAATAGCTGCTTATCAACCTTAAATATTTTCGGCAAAAACAAAGGGTTctcatgggggcttaagtgggtaggagaagaataaatgaaacaagatgggattgggagggagactcttaatctcacaaaacaaactgagggttgctggggggagggggtttgggagaagggggtgggattatggacattggggagggtatgtgctttggtgagtgctgtgaagtgtgtaaacctggcaattcacagacctgtacccctggggataaaaatatatgtttataaaaaataaaaaatttaaaaaataaataaaaataaaaaacaaaggctTCTGTGCCAAGTGTTCTTCAGCTTCCAGTTATTTGTGCCTGAGGTGACTGAGAATCCTGGCTACTACAAGGACACACACATCCAGTCACAAACGAGACAACAGTCACACAAATCACACCGGAAGTCAGAGCACACACTCCGCTATCCACCCTACCTCCAAAGGGAACCATCTCagagtcagaaaaagaaatgggcataaAAACTACTGGTAACCAATGCTTTCCACCGTCCCCCCGCCAACTGGGTACACTTAAGAGCTTAATAAAAACCAGTTAAGTCATATTTACTCATTTAGTTGTACGAGTGAGGATAAAGCATGAAAATATTACCTCGATAATCCACTCCAGAATTCAATTTTACCACAACTGGTCGTCCAATGATTTGCTTTAAGAAGTCACTGGGGGTCTGCTTCCGTAGACTCATTTTAACAATCCTGATCAAAAATCTGAAAAGGAGCAACAAAGACAAAAGTTAATTATTCACCAAAAGAAGTCTTGCAGCCTTTACCATATTTATAGGCAATCACATACCACCGGGCCACGTATGACACTCAACATTATTCACTACTATTACAACATGACAGCTAGCATGTTTCCAGGACTTACTATCAGCCAGATACTAAGCTGCATGATCTCATTCAGTTATCCCACAGCAACCTTGGACACAGCTTCATTGTGGCTCCCTGTGTTAACAGAGACCCCGTTCTTAATCACTTGTCACTACTGCCTCCCACACGGTCACTATACCCATTACAACCACTGCCACCTCCATCATTTCCTGCGCGCTCGTTCTACGCTGAGCCCTCTGCTAAGATCTTTATAAACACGATCCCATTTAATCTTCCGAACCCTGAGAAGCATAGTATCTCCATTCtgctaatgaaaataaaagcacaaaaagctgaaaaaaatgtgCCCTTAAATGGGATGGAACCAACATTCAAGCTCGAAACAGTCATATTTTAAAGTCTATGTTATACAATATAGGCATATTTACAAAATGATGCCAAAATAGTGTTTTTGAAACTAATTAAAACGATAATCGAAGCTAACATCTGAGTGTACTAGATGCCAGGACTTACCTAAgcactttttatatattaatccATTTAAACCTGACTACTTTATGGGATAGGTactgtttttaaatctttgtttcacagatgaaaacagacacacagaggtcCTGCTctggtcacatagctagtaagtggaTGACCAGCCTGTGCTCTACATCAAACTTATACAGCCTGCTGAAGGTTACTAATGGAGCCCGAGATTTTTACTTACTCTATCAGAGCAGATATACACTctataagataaagaaaaagtctttatttattttttttttaagtttttattttaatcgcccagtgctcatcacagcaagtgcctaccttaatccccatcacctatttcacccaccccccacccacctcccccctggtaatcatcagttcgttctctatagttaagagtccatttTCTTGGTTTgccactctttttttcccctttacttgTTTGTTctgcttcttaaattctacatatgagtaaaatcatatggtatttttctctgcctggcttatttcactcagcatattattctctagctccatctgtatcactgcaaatggcaagatttcgttcttttttatgcCTTAGTAATATTCCGTTTCATACACACAtgaatagacacacacacacacacacacacacacaccatcttttctttattcatcagtcgatggacccttgggctgcttccataatttggctattgtagctAATGctctataaacatcagggtgcatgtaacCCTCTGAATTAGTATCTTTGTGTTCTtcgggtaaatatctagtagtacaattgctggatcataggagtagttctatttttaattttttgaggagcctccgtactgttttccactggCCGCACCAGTTTGGATGCCCACCAACAGAGTACAAAGattcctctcttcttccacatcctcaccaacacctgctctttcttgtgttgttgattttagccattctgacaggtgtgaggagacatctcattgtagttttgatctgcatcttcctgatggtgagtgatgttgagcaccttttcatgtgtctgttggccatctgtacgtcttctttggagaaatgtctgcttatgttttctgcccttttttaaactggattatttggttttggggagtTGAgcttttaagttctttatatagtttgggtactaaccctttaccagatatgtcatttggaaggattttctcccattctgtaagttgccttttagtaagaaaaagtcttaaaattcaAGAATAGGAGTCTGAAATACAGACAGAGCATTATATACCCAAATCAAACATACATCGTTGCCAATCACTCCTTTCAAAATTCATCTTGTTACAGACCAGTTATCTGGGTCAAAATGCTTTGATAAACAAATGTAACAAAACTGTAGTTACTTAAGCGAAAACTGACAGCAAAAGAACTTTGGAAATTAATGTTTCTGTTTCAGTCAAACTCAGCTCACTGTTATTTAGTAGCCATAGAGTAGTGACACTTAAAATCAGTATGGATACAATGTATTAACGACTCTCCTCAATGACTCAAATTGTTTTCAATCCAAATTTTTGCAACACTTTCTTCCATAAACAGCACTGCTTACTTCACTCCCAGTCTATCCACTCCATGAACTGAGTATGGCTTCAGGAATATCGTTTAGAGATTTCCTCACAGTGAATTGGCCAGCTCAGGTAGTTCAGGTAAGCTAGAATGCTCAGTTGCTGACTTTTCATTTCTTGAGTAAATGTGCGTATGTCTGCACATATtttcagggaaattaaaaaacatgGCATTCACACAGGTTCTGACCTTAAAGAACTTGGAATCCAGAAGAATTTAAACTCTTGCTCAAAGGGTGTGAGTAAACAAAAGTGATTATAATTTAAGtaaaacaattttctttaacCCAAAAAGTCAGCAGCCTcagttaaataaaagaaaatgcaaatttcacGAAGCATGCTTGAATTTGGGGCCACTCTTTGGACCATTCCCCACTCCATCTCCCCGAGGTTTGAAAGATTTGTTTAAAATGCAATCCGctaattatttcactcagcaaattttaatttaactttccCACTGGAttgccagtttattttttttagctcCAGTCTCAGTAGATAACTGGAATTACAACTACTATGCAGGACGACCACTATTCATGACCACTATTCATTTGAGACTCAGACCATACAATTTTCTTTATGCTGTTTGAATGcaagaaaaaatattacaaagtaaATCCTGTAACAGATTCAGTACTCTTGATGAgtttagtaaaaacaaacaaatcttccCATTCGTCTACAAACTGCCTTATTTATGCCTTGAACACGAGCTGTTTTGTGGCTGAACGGGTCTAGAGAGACTATTAACTCTGAAGGCCTGATGGAGACTCAGCTCCTAAGTCAGGTGCATTTCCTATCAGATGCGAAATCCCAGGATGGTGCTTTCTAGGTATAAGACTGAGACAAAGCTGGCTCTTtactttgtgttttaaaaaaacaaaaacaaaaaaacaaccaccaagaTGCATGGTCATGTGAAAATCTAGTTGATAGGACTATTACTAACTACCTCATCCAAAGTTAAAAGCTAATGACAGCAAAAAGACTCCAGGCCTAGACAAATTGCTGGTAttggctgtttttaaaaaaatgttattcatcttcttttttcacctttttaGAAAGCAGGTAATATGCTTCTAAGCTCATCAAAGATCACACCTCTGCCGTTAAAACCACATCTTCGCTCCAATTAGCATCAATCTCTTCCTGCAGGTGTTCAACACTCCCAACTTACTGGCAGCACCTGAGTATCGGGTGCacgggcggggctgggggggggggtgcaacaCTAGTAAGACACAGGTAGCCTCAGGCCCTCAGAGTTTACACTACCAAGCTAGCCCCAGAACATGTCAATGGAGAACTTTTTAGAAGTTGGATGTATGTGGATAGATTTTTGCAGAGAGTGGCACACAGAGAAAGCAGCTCACTTGGCACAGGCTTGGCAGAGCAGAGACCTCTAGAGCACTCATCTCCAGGAAAAAGCAGCCCACTGgcccaaaggaaagaaatcctaGCAAAGGCACTGCACAGCAGTgcatttggattttttctttttaaagattttatttattatttatttgacagagagagagatcacaagtagatggagaggcaggcagagagagcgagagatagagggaagcaggctccctgctgagcagagagcccgatgcgggactcgatcccaggaccctgagatcatgacctgagcagaaggcagcggcttaacccactgagccacccaggcgcccaagtgcATTTGGATTTGAGGAGAACACACTACACAGGCCCACAGGACAAAATGCAGCCAACGGAGGGAGCAGGCGCCACGTTCCTGGCACGCACGGCAAGTCTGGCTAAGAGAGCTTGGACTTGAACCGCCAGCTTGGTTTCCCCAACCCATAATGGATTGGCTCGCCTGGAGATTCTGATTTGGTAGTTCTGGGGCAGAACCCGGGAACCGGTTTGCACACGCCCGGCAGATTCCTCTGACCTGGCAAGTCTGGGGAACACCATGTCAGCCACAGGACAGGGAACGTGACAGAGTCCTGAGCTGAGACCTGCCTGAGCTCGGCTCTCTACCATGGAGCAGAGCTGGACCAGCTCACCTAGTTCTGACGCGGCCATGTTCCCCATCTGGTTCTACCTGCTACAATGTGCCACTACTCTCTTTCACATTCTCTACTTTTTTTCTGTACTAGTTTTTTCGCTCTCAAAAGATAGGAACATGTGAAAGACTACTACcgagcttttcattttttttttttttcctccagagcaTCTGCATTCTGCTAAATCTCttggaaagaaaatttttttttcagaagttatTTGAAAAGGGGGTGGCTGCTTCAAACGCATTTTATCCATCACTCTAGGAGACCACATCTTCTACATTCGTCTTCATTAGGCTTCCTTGGTACTCCCCGTTACTTGATGATTTGCCCATAAATCCATTCTGTATGAGTAAATTGGTCTCAACATCACAATTTTTCCCATCACTTGGCTCACGTAATTTTAATGTTCATCTTTTAAATTGGTTAAGGCAGAAGGCACAGTTCTGACCATTTCTGAAGCGAGAGAAAAGCCTCTTGAACCATAAacacataagaggaaaaaggccTCCTTTCTACAGGGTCACCTTGATAAAACTTCTCCCTTGAAAATTAAAGCCATAATCACCTCtatgcctctctccctcccctgactCCTACTCAGGCTTGTTTTAAATGACCTATTTTCAGAAATGGCTATTAAGTCAAAGGCAGTATATTTTCTGCCAGAAGCTACTGAGAGGTCTAGTGTAAGAACATCTGCACACTGCcctgcagagatttttttttagtaaaagaatGGGGGAGAAAGAACCAAATTTTATTCATCCAACGATGTGCCAAGCTGTGTGAGATCCACAAGCAATTCACACAGTAACCCTGTGAGGTGGCAAGCACAACTAAGGCTTGGTCCCAAAGCCCAAGCCCTTTCAAAGCTGCCCTTTGGAATATGTCTGGATCCTCCCGTGACAGGTGGGGAACGGCCACCGATATCTATGGAGATGTAGGGGAGATCCAGCTCGAGAGCAGGAGCACTGGAGGAAAAATGCCTAAAGGGACAAAGTGCTGTCAATTAGCCTGGGAAGAAATACAGTGATCAAAGGTTAAGAAATCTATCTAATGTGATTTTGAATTATGTTACTGAGGAGAAGGCACGCAAATTCTTGCTTCTTGGCAATGTTTACCTGTAAACTTTCACCTCCTCATAGAATATCTACAGTTTAGGgtgaagaaaatgtgaaaagtaaATAATTACAATGAAGCATAACATCACAACCCTTGTAAATGCAGCTCGAGACTAATAACTGGGCGTCCAAGAGGGCATCAGACACGGGGAACAGCTCTCTACACATCTCCCGTCTCAGACCCTTGGGGTACCTAGCCCTCTCCTGAAGACTCCCTACCAATCCCTCCTCCCACACAGTAGGGGGctaccttcctcccctctctcactcCAGCCCCAAACCCAGCACTCATAGCACCACCCCCTTCCACTTAGCACTACTGCCTTCCACTTATCCGGCTGTTCTGTAGTTTTCCTGCTGACCAGTCTCCCACTTAAATTCTAAGCTTCTCAGCTTCTCAGAGATGGGGAAAATGGTATCCCTGGTCCCCAAGCTCAATGGCCAACCCTGGGGGGGCATCTAAGGTCAGAGTCAAGGAAAATCCCTGTCCCTTTCTCCTCCACCCACGAACCATGGGTATAGAGTGACAAGCACAGTAATCATCTGTGCACTTAAATGGCTAGAGCACAGTAATATTTCTGTTACTGACGAGCCAgtaaaagaaagatgaagaaaacagaaatgtttcTGTGTTGTACAAGAATCAGCTGCATCTGAGTCAAGAGAGatgcttgttaaaatgcagattcctataGTCTACTCCTATTCAGACTCCTATTCAGCAAGAGGTGCTGCAACTTACATTTTATAAAGTTTCCCAAATGATTCCTATAAGCAAACTTGGACATTGGGAAATATCTGGAGATGTTCTGATCTTGAACAAGGAACGTGGTGCTAGTACACAGAGGCCAGGGGCGTGACTTAACATTCTACCACGCAAAGATAGCCCTCCACAACAAAGGATTCTCTTGCTCAAAATGTCAAGGGAGGTTGAACACTCTGTTATaaaccctaaataaataaaacaaaggactTTTGGTCTTAAATTGACAAGTTTTTTAAAACCTTCAAGGtataacaaatgaaaatgaacagcTCAATTCTAATCAGATGACAGAATACAAATTATAACttactaggtattttattctgaCAGAAAGGGAATGTGAAAACAACTGTCAAAAAATTTTGCAGGGGTCACCATTCTAAGTAATGGATTTCTAGTCCCCGTCATGAAAATGGTCAATTTCCCATTTTTCAGTGTTCTA
It encodes:
- the LSM6 gene encoding U6 snRNA-associated Sm-like protein LSm6 — its product is MSLRKQTPSDFLKQIIGRPVVVKLNSGVDYRGVLACLDGYMNIALEQTEEYVNGQLKNKYGDAFIRGNNVLYISTQKRRM